The sequence aagtaaatgttaattattaatcgttaataatcgttagtaatggcggcagTATTTAAACTGCCGGAAAAAAgcgaggaaaaaaaaaacaattttttttttaatttttatttctatctTAATGCtgcgaatatttcagcctctCGTATGCACACTATCAAAAACTATTtccaataaatataaaaaaaactattttagaaAAAACCTACCAATCGTGAAATTTTGCGTGTTgaatcaaatttttttttttttcaggtgtACACTAATCGCTGTGCCTACAAAGGTTGTAAGACGAAAGAGATGATACCAGTAGTGTGTGGCGAGTGTACTCTAAATTACTGCCTGAAGCATCGACATACTGCGGACCACGCCTGCGAGGGCCCGCTGGCGGCTAAGAGAAAACGTGCGGCGTAAGTACACTATGTTTAATTAtctttacttatttaaaaaacaagtaaagttgaaaatcgatattaaactttcgtgagacatattttaaactgtttatacgacaacggtttcactcacttgaatttcaacgagcgacgaggcgggcggcgcgatcagtgcacgagttgcagtcgccgcgagcactcgagcctgaggatggacccccgaagggcccgaaacatgtcgccagtagcgactaaaaattcaagtgagtgaaaccgttgtcgtataaacagtttaaagttGAAATGTCGTTTCGGgcttggtcccatagtaaaagttgctcagtaagACCTATACAACGTGTATCCatcccactttcagtggctggtgtaacaccttatatatatttttattttgtcaacagcGAAGCAGCCATGGTGAGGTTACAAACGAACAAGATACAGTTCCAAACACCCATAGCTAGTAACGCGGGCCGCGCTCGCGTGGCCACTCTACAAGACGTGCAAGCGGTACAAGGCAATATGGTaaatacactgatttaaactttcacgatttttacacattattaaattgtacaccgggacttaatcgcgtatctaagttttaagattcacctccgacgtttcgaggacggcgttgtccccgtggtctcggagaagactggcttaagttgacatcagcatcttctaaccgcgcgagtttttcgaactacccgcacttggtcttgtttatcagcttgaaacgttttgcgcactagggatgtcactcttcAGCCAACCCAGCCAAGCCAAccagccagtcttctccgagaccacggggacaacgccgtcctcgaaacgtcggaggtaaatctcaaaacttagatacgcgattaagtcccggtgtacaatttaataatggtaaatacagttggtcaaaccagtttgtcagtaaataggaacaaaaaaactatactcatcctagtcttttcggtgctagtactagtgtaagacaacaatagtatgattctctctgtctatgtttgaaatgagacagtcttttgacaCACTATCTTAGCAAACAtctgaagggtacacggaaaaaacatgtctagtaattttttatggaaaatgagattttaatctcaaaatgtagagctctcaATGAATTATTAGTTACAGCTTCTGTTACCTCTGTAATTATAAACAAAACTACTTGTTTTCTCACTTTAAAACACCTATACACGAAAATAGTATGGTTAATTAAATACATCGTTTCTTTCAAACCGCGACAACTCAAAATGttgtgtgactagacatgttctttccgtgtacccttcatatgTTAAATGTTGTCTCTTACCAACGGCTtgttatattttatagtaagtAGTTTATTAATAACGTCATTATAGGTCTACTGTTTAACTGAGGCGATCGGcaagaagttttttttattacttatttttttgtttattccaGTCCGAAGATGAGGCCCTGGCCCGGGCCCTATCCCTGTCCCTCCAGAGTTCATCCCTGGGCGGCGGCGACGTGGCCGTCGCGCGGGCGCTCGCCCGTCGCGTCGGAGGTGAGCAGAACTCGCGCTGTACCGTCTCCTAGGAGGCCTAATACATCCCCAAGAGCCCTAGACTTTACTAGCTTATGTGAGAGGTGTCCTAGGGGGTCTATAGTTCgttattttagcattagaaagaacttgcaagaactTAGAACTTAGAAAGAACTTGcgatcaaaaactattacttatgaaagcagaagaatataaatgattgtattagattcataatttttacatatttgccgtaacttatttttaaaatgtgtttttcaattaaaagacacatcaagattgtttacattTCTAATACATCCCCAAGAGCCCTAGACTTTACTAGCTTATGTGAGaggtgtacagtcgccatcagatatatcggagcggccgaggtgctcaaaaacatctgaacacgcactctaacgacctgacaatagaggcgtgttcagatgtttgtgagcgccttggctcaggggggtgtcactccgcagtttaggtacatttggccggcgcgcccatcggacaggcgtatagcagtgggctgccgctcggcgcgc comes from Cydia amplana chromosome 15, ilCydAmpl1.1, whole genome shotgun sequence and encodes:
- the LOC134654465 gene encoding AN1-type zinc finger protein 2A-like, whose translation is MEFPHLGRNCAFSNCNRLDFLPMKCGACLESFCSDHFAYINHDCPAPNTRDVQVPECPLCGAPVPGKRGERPDVAVSEHIDNQCQSDPAKERRKKVYTNRCAYKGCKTKEMIPVVCGECTLNYCLKHRHTADHACEGPLAAKRKRAAEAAMVRLQTNKIQFQTPIASNAGRARVATLQDVQAVQGNMSEDEALARALSLSLQSSSLGGGDVAVARALARRVGGEQNSRCTVS